A genomic region of Streptomyces sp. NBC_00247 contains the following coding sequences:
- a CDS encoding TetR/AcrR family transcriptional regulator, whose amino-acid sequence MATKQSGPIGRPRAFDTEAALERAMLFFWEHGYEGASLTGLTKAMGISTTSMYTAFGNKEELFRKALERYTEGPSAYLTRALEEPTARGVATAMLSGVVRTTTRPARPHGCLGVQGALVTSASGSSVRDLLAAWRDDGCSRLCERFQQAVDEGDLPPAADAGLLGRYVSTLAFGIAVQAASGIGRDELQSMANAALESWPPF is encoded by the coding sequence GTGGCGACCAAACAGAGCGGCCCGATCGGCCGGCCCCGAGCATTCGACACCGAGGCAGCGCTCGAACGGGCCATGCTTTTCTTCTGGGAGCACGGCTACGAGGGCGCCAGTCTGACCGGCTTGACCAAGGCGATGGGGATCTCCACCACCAGCATGTACACGGCCTTCGGCAACAAGGAGGAACTGTTCCGCAAGGCCCTGGAGCGCTACACCGAGGGCCCGAGCGCCTACCTGACCCGGGCTTTGGAAGAACCGACCGCACGTGGCGTCGCGACCGCCATGTTGAGTGGCGTCGTGCGCACCACCACGCGGCCGGCCCGACCCCACGGGTGCCTGGGGGTGCAGGGCGCTCTGGTCACCAGCGCCTCCGGCAGCAGCGTCCGAGACCTCCTCGCCGCTTGGCGCGACGACGGTTGCAGCCGTCTGTGTGAGCGGTTCCAGCAGGCCGTCGACGAGGGCGACCTGCCCCCCGCGGCCGACGCCGGGCTCCTGGGCCGGTATGTCAGCACCCTGGCCTTCGGTATCGCCGTGCAGGCCGCAAGCGGTATCGGTCGCGACGAACTCCAGAGCATGGCCAACGCCGCCCTGGAGTCCTGGCCACCCTTCTGA
- a CDS encoding alkyl/aryl-sulfatase yields the protein MASTPKVAQSPVVRQQSEIRERLPFSDAQDFEDARRGLIARKVPGAVTDASGTVVWDNDTYAFLQGEAPDTVNPSLWRQSQLVAEQGLFEVVEGIYQVRGLDLSNITFVEGAIGVLVIDPLISTETAAAALALYREHRGERPVTGVLYTHSHVDHFGGVKGVTTQEDVDAGRCPVVAPEGFTEHAVAENVYAGTAMGRRAAYMYGAALARGPQGAVGAGLGQTTSTGTVTLIAPTLTVTRTGQEETVDGVRMVFQMAPNTEAPAELLIHFPDFRALCTAEDATHTLHNMLTLRGAVVRDPHAWSHALTATIDLFGETTDVAFASHHWPTWGQERVTAFLSAQRDLYGYLHDQSLRLINKGWTGIEIAEHLPLPPALESAWSAHGYYGSVSHNLKAVYQRYMGWFDGNPAHLWQHPPVEAGKRYVQFMGGADTVVDKARASFDAGDYRWAAEVLSHVVFADPQHTAARDLLADTFEQLGYGAENGTWRNFYLSGTTELRQGQFGTPTVTASPDVIAHLTPTMLFDAIAIQINGPKAWDEKLTIDVHLTDANERYRLTLSNGVLSYSNAHHKTAADVTLTSTVSALSHLTVTGLTPEGLDRAGVQIQGDASALHRLTAVLDPGDPDFPIVTP from the coding sequence ATGGCTTCGACACCGAAGGTTGCTCAGTCGCCCGTTGTCCGACAGCAGAGCGAGATCCGGGAGCGGCTCCCGTTCTCCGACGCGCAGGATTTCGAGGACGCCAGGCGGGGCCTCATCGCGCGCAAGGTGCCCGGTGCCGTCACCGACGCCTCCGGTACCGTCGTGTGGGACAACGACACGTACGCGTTTCTCCAGGGTGAGGCACCCGACACGGTGAACCCGAGCCTGTGGCGGCAGTCCCAGCTGGTCGCCGAACAGGGCCTGTTCGAGGTAGTCGAAGGCATCTATCAGGTGCGTGGTCTCGATCTGTCGAACATCACGTTCGTCGAGGGAGCCATCGGCGTCCTCGTCATCGACCCGCTGATCTCCACCGAGACCGCCGCCGCGGCTCTGGCCCTCTACCGCGAGCACCGCGGCGAGCGCCCGGTGACCGGCGTCCTGTACACGCACTCGCACGTCGACCACTTCGGCGGCGTGAAAGGCGTCACCACGCAGGAGGACGTCGACGCAGGCCGGTGCCCCGTGGTCGCGCCGGAGGGTTTCACCGAGCACGCCGTGGCGGAGAACGTGTACGCGGGCACCGCCATGGGGCGCCGGGCCGCCTACATGTACGGGGCCGCGCTCGCCCGCGGACCGCAGGGCGCCGTCGGCGCCGGGCTCGGGCAGACCACCTCCACCGGCACCGTCACCCTGATCGCGCCGACCCTGACCGTCACCCGGACGGGGCAGGAGGAGACCGTCGACGGCGTCAGGATGGTGTTCCAGATGGCGCCCAACACCGAGGCGCCCGCCGAACTGCTCATCCACTTCCCGGACTTCAGGGCGCTGTGCACGGCCGAGGACGCCACCCACACGCTGCACAACATGCTCACCCTGCGCGGCGCCGTGGTCCGGGACCCGCACGCCTGGTCCCATGCGCTGACCGCGACCATCGATCTCTTCGGCGAGACGACGGACGTCGCGTTCGCCTCCCACCACTGGCCCACCTGGGGCCAAGAACGGGTAACAGCCTTCCTGAGCGCCCAGCGCGACCTGTACGGCTACCTCCACGACCAGTCACTGCGCCTGATCAACAAGGGCTGGACGGGCATCGAGATCGCCGAACACCTCCCCCTGCCGCCGGCTCTGGAGAGTGCCTGGAGCGCCCATGGTTACTACGGTTCGGTCAGCCACAACCTCAAGGCCGTCTACCAGCGCTACATGGGCTGGTTCGACGGCAACCCCGCACACCTGTGGCAGCACCCGCCGGTCGAAGCCGGGAAACGCTACGTCCAGTTCATGGGCGGCGCCGACACCGTCGTGGACAAGGCGCGCGCGTCGTTCGACGCGGGTGACTACCGCTGGGCGGCCGAAGTCCTCAGCCACGTCGTCTTCGCCGACCCCCAGCACACCGCCGCCCGCGACCTGCTCGCCGACACCTTCGAGCAACTCGGCTACGGCGCGGAGAACGGCACCTGGCGCAACTTCTACCTGTCCGGCACCACCGAACTACGCCAAGGCCAGTTCGGCACCCCCACGGTCACCGCGTCACCCGACGTCATCGCCCACCTCACCCCGACCATGCTCTTCGATGCCATCGCCATCCAGATCAACGGCCCCAAGGCCTGGGACGAAAAGCTCACCATCGACGTCCACCTCACTGACGCCAACGAGCGCTACCGCCTGACCCTGTCCAACGGCGTCCTCAGCTACAGCAACGCCCACCACAAGACAGCCGCCGACGTCACCCTCACCAGCACCGTCAGCGCCCTGTCCCACCTGACCGTCACCGGCCTCACACCCGAAGGCCTCGACCGAGCCGGCGTCCAGATCCAAGGCGACGCCTCGGCGCTCCACCGCCTCACCGCCGTACTCGACCCCGGCGACCCGGACTTCCCCATCGTCACCCCCTGA